One Mycolicibacterium fallax genomic window, GGCGCTGCGGTTCGCGGGCCGCCCAGGCGTCGAAGTCGGCCTGCCAGGCCGCGCGGGCGGCCCGGCCGCGCTCGCGCAGCGCCCGGGTGTGGCCGATCACGTCCTCGGCGACGGCGAAGGACCGCTCGGGGTCGAAGCCCAGCGCCGCCTTGGTGGCGGCCACCTCGTCGGCGCCGAGTGCCGAGCCGTGAATGCCGCCGGTGTTCATCTTGGTCGGGGCCGGGTAGCCGATGATGGTGCGCAGCGCGATGAACGACGGCCGGTCGGTGACCGCCTTGGCCGCGGCGATCGCCGCCTCGATCCCGCTGATGTTCTCCCCGCCGTCGACCTGCTGCACGTGCCAGCCGTAGGCGCGGTAGCGGGCGCACACGTCCTCGGTCAGCGCGATCTCGGTGTCGTCCTCGATGGAGATCTTGTTGTCGTCCCAGAACACCAGCAGGTTGCCCAGCTGCTGGGTCGCGGCCAGCGAGCTGGCCTCGCTGGTGACGCCCTCCTCGATGTCGCCGTCGGAGGCCACCACATAGATGTGGTGGTCGAACGGGCTGGTCCCGGCCGGGGCGTCGGGGTCGAACAGGCCGCGCTCGTAGCGGGCGGCCATCGCCATCCCGACCGCCGAGGCCAGGCCCTGCCCGAGCGGGCCGGTGGTGATCTCCACGCCCTTGGTGTGGCGGTACTCCGGATGCCCGGGGGTCTTGGACCCCCAGGTCCGCAGCGCCTCCAGGTCGGCCAGCTCCAGGCCGAACCCACCGAGGTAGAGCTGCACGTACAGGGTGAGGCTGGAATGTCCGCAGGACAGCACGAACCGGTCGCGGCCGATCCACTCCGGGTCGGCCGGGTCGTGCCGCAGCTGCCGCTGGAACAGCGTGTAGGCCAGCGGGGCCAGGCTCATCGCGGTGCCGGGATGGCCGTTGCCGACCTTTTGCACGGCGTCGGCGGCCAGCAGGCGGGCGGTGTCCACCGCGCGGCTGTCGCGGTCGGTCCAGTCCGCCGGGTGGCAGGGCTGGGTGAGTGCGGCGATTTCCTCCGCAGTGGTCACGGGCGATCTCCTCGTAGGCATGCCGGGTTCGCCCGATCCGGGGCGGGGGCGCTGCAGCCAACCCTAGTTGCCCCGGGCCGCACGTGCATGATGGGAGGCCCGATTCTGCGATGCGGTTAGCCGCTCGAGGGGCTCCGGGTCTACCATTCCCTGTAGTAGACGCTGCGAGGAGTCAATCAAGTGGTGAGAATTCGCGAGGATCAACTCCCGCGGGAAACCGGTGGCCGGATCCGCAACACGCTTCTCGCCTACCTCGGGCTGACCAAGCCCCGGGTGATCGAACTGCTGCTGGTGACGACCATCCCGGCGATGCTGCTGGCCTCCCGCGGCACGGTGGATCCGCTGCTGATCGCCAACACCCTGTTCGGCGGGATGCTGGCCGCCGCGGGCGCCAACACGCTCAACTGCGTGGCCGACGCCGACATCGACAAGGTGATGAAGCGCACCGAGCGCCGGGCGCTGGCCCGGGCGGCGGTGCCGCGCAGTCACGCGCTGATCTTCGGCCTGGTGCTCAGCGTGGCGTCGTTCTTCTGGCTGTGGCAGACCACCAACATGCTCTCGGCGCACCTGGCCGGGCTGACCATCGCGTTCTACGTCTTCATCTACACCCTGCTGCTCAAGCGCCGGACCTCGCAGAACGTGGTGTGGGGCGGGGCGGCCGGCTGCATGCCGGTGATGATCGGCTGGTCGGCGGTCACCGACACCATCTCCTGGCCGGCGCTGGTGATGTTCGCCATCATCTTCTTCTGGACGCCGCCGCACACCTGGGCGCTGGCCATGCGCTACAAGGAGGACTACGCCGCGGCCGGGGTGCCGATGCTGCCGGTGGTGGCCACCGAGGCGCAGGTCACCCGCCAGATCGTCATCTACACCTGGCTGACCGTGATCGCGTCGCTGGCGCTGATCCCGGCCACCGGCTGGCTCTACACGGCGGTCGCGGTGGCCGCCGGCGCCTGGTTCCTGGTGCTGGCCCACCAGCTGCAGGCCGGGGTGCGCCGCGGCGAGCCGGTCAAGCCGCTGCGGCTGTTCCTGCAGTCCAACAACTACCTGGCCGCGGTGTTCGTCGCGCTGGCGGTGGATTCGGCGCTGGACCTGCCGACCCTGCTGAGCCTGTACGCCTCGTAGCATTCGACATTCACGCCCGGGGCGTAAACGTGGGCGTAAACGTGGGCGTAAACGTGGGCGTAAACGTGGGCGTGGCCAAGCAGGCTCGACACGGTCGGTGGGCGGTGTTTGCCGCGGTTTTCGCCCTGGCGGTCGCCGGGTGTTCCTCGTCGGGTGGCACATCGGATTCCGCGGGGCCGGTCATCACCGATCTGACCGCCGCCATGCTGGTCTCCGGGGACGCCTTCCCGCAATTCGCCGGCGGCGAGTTCGAGTCCGACGGTGTGACGACGTTCGACCGGGCGGATCACCCAACCCCGGATGACGACGACGGATGCTCGGCAATGTCCTACCGGGTCACCGGTGAGTCCCACGATGCAGGTGACCAGCGCGGCCGGGTGACGTTGACCAACCCCGACACTGCCGACGAGTACCGGGTGACGACGCTTCGGCTGGGTGAACCGTTCGACGTCCAGCGGTTCGCCGACCAGTGCATGCAAGCAACCAGCGAGCTCATCGACATCGAGGGCATGCCGCCGGGCACGGTGAGCGCCGTCGTTCGAACCAGGTCAGGGAAGTTGCGGGGCTACAACGGGCTGGGCGAGGTCCGTGGCGTGTTGATCACGGTGATCCTGGTGCCCGGGCGCACCGAATCGCTGATCACCCCCGGCGATGTCGCGCAGATCTACCAGGCTCAGGCAGACAAACTGCTGGCAGCCTGAGCCGACGCCGGCCGGCTCAGGGCACCAGCACGATCGAGCCGACCGTCTTGCGGTCCTGCAGGTCGCGGTGCGCGCGGGCGGCCTCGGCCAGCGGGTAGCGCTCGCTGACGGTGATGCCGATGGTGCCCGCGGCGATCTCGTCCATCAGTTCCCCGGCCCGCCAGGCGAACTCGTCGGCGGTGCGGGTGAAGTGCGCCAGCGAGGGCCGGGTCAGATACACCGACCCAGCGGTGTTGAGCCGCTGCGGATCCACCGGCGGCACCGGGCCCGAGGACGCCCCGAACAGCGCCAGCGTGCCGCGCACCGCCAGGCTGGCCAGGCTGGCGTCGAAGGTGGACTTGCCGACCCCGTCGTAGACCGCGGACACCCCGCGTCCGCCGGTGAGTTCGCGGACCCGGGCGGCGAATTCGGCCGGGTCCTCCGGGTAGTCCAGCACCGCGATCGCGCCGGCGGCCCGGGACAGGTCCGCCTTGTGCTGGGTCGAGGCGGTGGTGATGACCTTGGTGCCGATGCCGGCGGCCCACTGGGTCAGGATCAGCCCGACCCCGCCGGCGCCGGCGTGCACCAGGATGGTGTCCTGCGGGCCCACCGGGTACACCGACTTGATCAGGTAGTGCGCGGTCATGCCCTTCAGCAGCGCCGAGGCGATGCCGTCGGCGGGCACCCGGTCCGGCACGTAGGCGACGAAATCGGCGGGCGCGACGCAGAATTCGGCGTAGGCGCCGTCGGCGTTGGCGGTCACCACCCGGTCCCCGACGTTGAGCGCGGCCACCCCGTCGCCGACCGCGGCGACCGTCCCGCACACCTCGGTGCCGACCACGAACGGGGTCTCCCGCGGGTACAGCCCGGAGCGGAAATAGGTGTCGATGAAGTTCACCCCGATGGCCTCGGCCTTGATCAGCACCTCGCCGGGTCCCGGCTCGGGGCGATCCCGCTCCAGGTACTGCAGGACGTCGGGTCCACCGGTGCGGGCGACTTCGATAGCGTGCATGCCCACCATCATGCTTCAGTAGCATTTTCGGTGTGACGCCCACCGGTAAGTTGGCCCGCCCCGATGTCTTCCACCCGCGCATCGTGCTGGCCGGCTGCCCCCGGTTGCCGGCCGGCGACGGCGACGACGACGGCCTGGTGGAGGCGCTGCGCCGGCGCGGACTGCACGCGCACTGGCTGCCCTGGGACGACCCGCAGACGCTGACCGCGGACCTGGTCATCCTGCGGGCGACGTGGGACTACACCGAGCGGATCGAGGAGTTCCTGGCCTGGACCCGGCGGGTGCCGCGGCTGCTCAACGCGCCCGAGGTGATCGCGTGGAACACCGACAAGGTGTACCTGCACGACCTGGAGGTCGCCGGGGTCCGGGTGCTGGAATCGGAGTTCTTCGGCCCCGATGAGGCGGTGCACCTGCCCGGCGGCGAGGTGGTGATCAAACCGTCGGTCGGGGCGGGATCGGTGGGCGCGCAACGGTTCCGCAGCCACACCGCGGCCCGCGAGCACGCCGACGCGCTCGCCGATGCCGGGCTGACGGTTCTGGTGCAGCCCTATGACCGGCGGATCGAGGCGGGGGAGACCGCGCTGGTGTTCCTGGCCGGGCAGCCCTCGCACGCCTTTGCCAAGGGGCCGATGCTGCCGCCGCCCGGGCGGCCCCAGCGGCTGGATCCCACCGGCTCCTACGCCCGCGAGGTGCTCACCGGCGCAGATCCGGACCCGGCGGTGTGGGAGTTCGGCCGCCGCGCGCTGGCCGCCGCCGCCGCGCACCTGGAGCTGCCGGTGACCGAGTTGCTGTACGCCCGGGTCGACGTCATCGGCGGCGCGGCGGACGCGACGCTGCTGGAGCTGGAGCTGGTCGAGCCGGGCCTGGGCTGGTCGGTGCAGCCCGGGCCGGTGCGGGAGGCCGCCGAGCGGCGGTTCGCGGTGGCGGTGGCCGACGCGTTGGAGCGGCTCGGGCTCGGCCCGATGTCGCACCGGCGGAATTAGGCCTCGACGGGCACCCGGGTCATCCCGGCCGCCCACAGCGCGGCGGTGCCCGCGGTGATCGCGGCGGCCAGCGCGACGTGCACGGCGACCAGCACGGCGGGCACCCCGATCTCGAACTGCACGACGCCGACGACGCCCTGCAGGGCCACCAGCGCGGCCAGTACACCGGCCCGCAGCTGCACCGGCCGGGGTGCGGACACCGCGGCCAGCCCGAAGCCCAGCGCCACCAGCAGCGACAGGTAGCAGATCAGCAGCGCGCCGTGCAGGTGCACCAGGGTGGTGATGTCCACCTCCAGGCGGGCCACCGGCCGCTCGATGCTCTTGTCCCCGGCGTGCGGGCCCGCGGCGGTGACCAGCGTGCCGGTCACCAGCACCGCGGCCAGCACCCCGCCGGACACCGCGGTCAGGGCGCGCAGCGGGGCGGGGATCTGCCGGCGCGGCACCCCGTCGTCGGGCTGGCCGACCTTGACGAACAGCACCGCGGCCAGCCACACCATGGCCATCGACACCAGCAGGTGCACCGCGACGGTCCACCACAGCAGGCCGGTGAGCACGGTGATGCCGCCGATCACGGCCTGCAGCACGGTGGAGGCGGGCATCAGCCAGGCGTAGACCAGCACCTCGCGGCGGCGCCGGGCCCGGGTGAGCACCAGCACCGCGGCCGCCGCGGTGAGCACCACCAGGAAGGTCATCATCCGGTTGCCGAACTCGACGGCCTGATGCAGGGCGGCCACCTCGGCGTGCGGGACCGGCACGAAGCTGCCCGGGAAGCACTGCGGCCAGGTCGGGCAGCCCAGCCCGGAGGCGGTGACCCGGACGATGACGCCGGTGACCGCGATCAGTGCCTGGGTCGCCACCACCAGCGCCGCGGTGATCCGCTGGGCGCGCAGGCTCGGTTCGGGCAGCAGGTCGACAAGTCGCAGGAAGTACCGTCCGATGGCCACCCGATGATCGTAGTGGACCTGAAACTACCGCTCGTAGTAGGTGCTCAGGTGAAGCGGAACCAGCGCAGCGCGCCCGCGGCGCCGATCAGCCCCCAGATGGCCAGCACCGCGATGCCGAACCAGTCCACCGACACGGTGGTGGCGGCGGTGAGCGCCTCGGTCAGCGCCCCCGACGGTGTGCACCGGGCGATCAGCCGCAGCCAGGGCGGCACCAGCCCGTCGGCCGAGGGCAGCACCAGCGCGCCGAACCCGGCGAAGATGAACCAGCCCAGGTTGGCCACCGCCAGCACGATCTCGGCCCGCAGGGTGCCGCCGAGCAGCAGCCCGAGGGCGGCGAAAGAGGCGGTGCCCAGCGCGATGATCACCGCGCCGAGCGCCAGGCCGGCCGGGGCGGGCCGCCAGCCCAGCGCCAGCGCGATCCCGCCCAGCAGCAGGGCCTGCAGGAACACCGTGGTGATCACCGCCAGCGCCTTGCCCGCGATGACGCCCCAGACCGGCAGCGCGGTCGCGCCGAGCCGCTTGAGCGCGCCGTAGCGGCGGTCGAAGGCCACCGCGATGGCCTGGCCGGTGAACGCCGTCGAGATCACCGCCAGCGCCATGATCGCCGGGGTGAACACCGCGGCGCGGTCGGTGCCGAAGTCGCCGATCGGCATCAGCACCATCCCGATCAGCAGGGTGATCGGGATGAACATGGTCAACAGCAGCTGCTCGCCGTTGCGCAGCAGCAGCTTGAGCTCCAGGCCGTACTGGGCGGCCAGCATCTGCGGCACCGGGGCGGGCTGGGGGTCGGGGGCGAAGGTGCCGGGGGCGAACCGGCCCGTCGGGGTCGTCTCGGTCACCGCAACTCCCGTCCGGTCAGCTCCAGGAACACGTCCTCCAGGCTGCGCTGCTGCACCCGGATGCCGGTGGCCAGCACATCCATCCGGGCGGCCCAGGCCGCCACCGTCGCCGGCACCTGCGGATCGATCCGGCCCTCGACCAGGTACTGCCCCGGTGAGGTCTCGGTGGCCCGGTAGCCCTCGGGCAGCGCGGCCGTCAGCAGGGTCAGGTCCAGCCGCGGCGGCGCGGAGAACCGCAGCTGGTCCTCGGCGCCGCTGCGGGTCAGCTCGGCCGGGGTGCCCGCGGCGACGGCCCGGCCGCGGTCGATGATGACGATCCGGTCGGCGAGTTCCTCGGCCTCGTTGAGGTGGTGGGTGGTCAGCACGACGGTGACGCCGTCGCGGCGCAGCCCCTCGATCAGCTCCCAGACCACCAGCCGGGCGTGCGCATCCATGCCGGCGGTCGGCTCGTCGAGGAACACCAGCTCGGGGCGCCCGACGATGGCGCAGGCCAGCGCGAGGCGCTGCTGCTGGCCGCCGGAGAGCCTGCGGTAGGTGGTGCGGGCGGCCTCGGTCAGGCCCAGGGTGTCCAGCAGCCAGGCCGGGTCCAGCGGATTGGCCGAGTAGGCGGCCACCAGGTTGAGCATCTCGCCGGCCCGGGCGGCCGGATACCCGCCGCCGCCCTGCAGCATCACCCCGATCCGGGGCCGCAGCGCGGCGTTGTCGGCCAGCGGGTCCAGGCCCAGCACCTCGACGCTGCCGCTGTCCGGGGTGACGAAGCCCTCGCACATCTCCACCGTGGTGGTCTTGCCCGCGCCGTTGGGGCCGAGCAGGGCGAACACCTCCGCGGGCGCGACCTCCAGGTCCAGGCCGGCCACGGCGGTGGTCTCGCCGTACCGTTTGCTGACCCCGCGCAGGCGTACCGCCGGGTTACTCGATGCTGCCGAACTCACGAGCACAGAGCCTAGGCGGTGACCGGGGCCGGGGACGGATCGGTATCGCCGGCCGGCATCGCGCGCCACGGCAGCCGGCGCCACGTCAGCCCGATCAGCAGGGCCACGACGACCGCGCTGGCCAGCGTCGCGTCGACGATCTGGAACAGCGCGAACCGGTCGCCGTTGGCGGTCGGGCCGAGGATGCCGACCACCAGGGTGGTGACGATGACGGCGATCCGGAAACCGGGCCGGGTGGCCCAGCAGGCCAGCGGAATGATCGCCCACAGCAGGTACCAGGGCTGCACCACCGGGAACAGCAGCACCGTGGTGCCCAGCGCCACCCCGAGGCCGCCGACCGGGTGCAGCCGGCCGCGCAGCACCGTCAGCAGCAGCCAGGTGACCAGCACGGCGATGATCAGCACGCCGATCGCGCGGGTCAGCGCCAGCACGGCGGTGGTGTGATCGCCCAGGCCGAGCAGGATCCCGCCCTGGCCGGCGCCCAGGGCCAGCAGCGTCGGCGGCGACATCCAGCTGCGCACCACGTTGGCGGTGCCCAGGGTGAACAGCCAGCCGAAGCCCAGCCCGCTGGCCTTCCCGATCACCACGATCACCAGCACGGCGATCGCGGTCAGCGACCCGCTGGCGGCGAAGAACGCCCGGACGGTGCCGCCCCAGCGGTGTGCCAGCGCCATCGCCACGAAACCCACCGCCAGCAGCGACGGCAGCTTGATCTGCGAGGACATCGCGATCAGCACGGTGCCGGCCAGCAGTTGCAGCAGCGGCGCCCAGCGCTGCCAGTCCGCCTCGGTGGACGGCGCACGCAGCGGGCGGGGCAGCAGCCGGTGCCGGGATTCGATGCCGCGCAGGGCGAATTCGGTGCCGGCCAGCATCAGCCCGAGCATCGGCGCCTCGTTGTGGATGCCGGCGACCAGATGCATCAGCAGCAGTGGGTTGGCCGCGCCCAGCCACATCGCGCTGACCTCGGCGACCCCGCAGCGCCGGGCCAGCCGGGGCACCGCCCAGATGATCAGCGCGACGCCCAGCAGCACCACCAGGCGGTGCAGCAGCACCCCGGCGACGATGTTCTCCCCGGTGATCGCGGAGATGCCGCGGCCGATCCACAGGAACAGCGGCCCGTACGGGGCCGGGGTCTCCCGCCACAGGCTGGGCACCGACAGGGTGAAGACGTGGCCCAGTCCCAGGCCGGGCGCCGGGCCGACGGTGTAGGGGTCCAGCCCGTTGCGGGCGATCTCGCTCTGGGCCAGGTAGGAGTAGACGTCCTTGCTGTACATCGGCGGCGCGATCAGCAGCGGCAGGATCCACAGCATCAGGGTGCGGTCGAGCTGGCTGCGCGACATCCGCCGGGGGCCGGTGGTGAACCGGCCCAGCAGCAGCCAGGCCAGCGCCATCATCACCGCGCCGGTGGTGGTCATGGTCAGCGACACGGTCTGCAGGCGGGAGGGCAGGTTGAGCAGCCGGACCCCGAAGGTGGGGTCCTGGATCACCGGCCGGGCCCCGGCGCCGAGCGCGCCGATGGCCATCAGGATGGTGCCGGTGGACCCGAACAGCCGGGTGCGGCGCAGCGCGACGACCTCGGCGGTGTTCAGCGGGGATCCGACGGTGCGCTCGTCGCCGTGCCAGCGGGCGATCGAGGTGCTCAGCGACGGTCGGCGGGGTGCCACCGTGGCAGCCTAACCAACCCCGGCCTCGGGCGATGCCGGTGCGGCAGGTAAGGGTGCCCTTGCTGGACCGAGGGGTCGAATTGCGCCACACTGATGTTGTGAAATTCGTTTCCGGCGTTCCGAGTGCGACACCCGTCGCCGGTGACGGGCATACCCGCCGGGAGATCATCCGGCTGCTGCTGGAGTCCGGGCCGGTGACCGCCGGCCGGATCTCCGAGCGGCTGGGACTGTCCGCGGCCGGGGTGCGCAGGCACCTCGACGCGCTGATCGACGCCGGTGAGGCGCAGACCGTCGCCGCGGCGGCCTGGCAGCAGGCCGGCCGGGGTCGCCCGGCCAAGCGCTACCTGCTGACCGCGGCGGGCCGGGCCCGCCTCGAGCACGCCTACGACGATCTGGCCGCGGCGGCGATGCGGGCCCTGCGCGAGGTGGGCGGCGAGGACGCGGTACGCAGCTTCGCCCGGCGCCGCATCGACACGATCCTGGAGCGCGTCGAGGCGGCCGCCGACGAGGGCGAGGAGGCCGTCGAGCAGACTGCCGAAGAGATCGCCGCGGCGTTCACCGGTGCCGGTTACGTGACCAGCACCACCCCGGTCGGCGGGCCGATCCGCGGGGTGCAGATCTGCCAGCACCACTGCCCGGTGTCGCACGTTGCGCGGGAGTTCCCGGAACTGTGCGACGCCGAGGCCCAGGCGATGTCGGAGCTGCTCGGCACCCATGTGCAGCGGCTGGCGACCATCGTCAACGGCGACTGCGCGTGCACCACCCACGTGCCGCTCGCGCCGACCGGCAACTAGCACGACCTTCGGCCCGCGCACGAGCCGAAGCACCGACGAACGAGAGATGGAGTGTCGCAAATGACCCTCACACCGGAGGCCGGAGTCGCGCCGGAGGCGCTCACCCAGGAGGAGGCGCTGGCCGCGCTCGGGCACTACGACTACGGCTGGTCGGATTCCGACGCCGCAGGCGCCGCCGCCGCGCGTGGGCTCTCCGAGGCGGTGGTCCGCGACATCTCGGCCAAGAAGAACGAGCCGGAGTGGATGCTGGACGTCCGGCTGCGGGCGCTGCGCACCTTCGACAAGAAGCCGATGCCGAACTGGGGCTCGAACCTCGACGGCATCGACTTCGACAACATCAAGTACTTCGTGCGGTCCACCGAGAAGCAGGCCACCTCCTGGGAGGAACTGCCCGAGGACATCCGCAACACCTACGACCGGCTCGGCATCCCGGAGGCCGAGAAGCAGCGGCTGGTGGCCGGGGTGGCCGCCCAGTACGAGTCCGAGGTGGTCTACCACCAGATCCGCGAGGACCTGGAGGCGCTCGGCGTCATCTTCCTGGACACCGACTCGGGCCTGCGGGAACACCCGGAGCTGTTCCGGGAGTACTTCGGCACGGTGATCCCGGCCGGGGACAACAAGTTCTCCGCGCTCAACACCGCGGTGTGGTCCGGCGGCTCGTTCATCTACGTGCCCAAGGGCGTGCACGTCGACATCCCGCTGCAGGCCTACTTCCGGATCAACACCGAGAACATGGGCCAGTTCGAGCGGACCCTGATCATCGCCGACGAGGGCTCTTACGTGCACTACGTGGAGGGCTGCACGGCGCCGATCTACAAGAGCGACTCGCTGCACTCGGCGGTGGTGGAGATCGTCGTCAAGCCCGGCGCCCGGGTGCGCTACACCACCATCCAGAACTGG contains:
- a CDS encoding ABC transporter ATP-binding protein; the protein is MSSAASSNPAVRLRGVSKRYGETTAVAGLDLEVAPAEVFALLGPNGAGKTTTVEMCEGFVTPDSGSVEVLGLDPLADNAALRPRIGVMLQGGGGYPAARAGEMLNLVAAYSANPLDPAWLLDTLGLTEAARTTYRRLSGGQQQRLALACAIVGRPELVFLDEPTAGMDAHARLVVWELIEGLRRDGVTVVLTTHHLNEAEELADRIVIIDRGRAVAAGTPAELTRSGAEDQLRFSAPPRLDLTLLTAALPEGYRATETSPGQYLVEGRIDPQVPATVAAWAARMDVLATGIRVQQRSLEDVFLELTGRELR
- a CDS encoding helix-turn-helix transcriptional regulator → MPVRQVRVPLLDRGVELRHTDVVKFVSGVPSATPVAGDGHTRREIIRLLLESGPVTAGRISERLGLSAAGVRRHLDALIDAGEAQTVAAAAWQQAGRGRPAKRYLLTAAGRARLEHAYDDLAAAAMRALREVGGEDAVRSFARRRIDTILERVEAAADEGEEAVEQTAEEIAAAFTGAGYVTSTTPVGGPIRGVQICQHHCPVSHVAREFPELCDAEAQAMSELLGTHVQRLATIVNGDCACTTHVPLAPTGN
- the sufB gene encoding Fe-S cluster assembly protein SufB; the protein is MTLTPEAGVAPEALTQEEALAALGHYDYGWSDSDAAGAAAARGLSEAVVRDISAKKNEPEWMLDVRLRALRTFDKKPMPNWGSNLDGIDFDNIKYFVRSTEKQATSWEELPEDIRNTYDRLGIPEAEKQRLVAGVAAQYESEVVYHQIREDLEALGVIFLDTDSGLREHPELFREYFGTVIPAGDNKFSALNTAVWSGGSFIYVPKGVHVDIPLQAYFRINTENMGQFERTLIIADEGSYVHYVEGCTAPIYKSDSLHSAVVEIVVKPGARVRYTTIQNWSNNVYNLVTKRARAEAGATMEWIDGNIGSKVTMKYPAVWMTGEHAKGEVLSVAFAGEGQHQDTGAKMLHLAPNTSSNIVSKSVARGGGRSSYRGLVQINKGAHGAKASVKCDALLVDTISRSDTYPYVDIREDDVTMGHEATVSKVSDNQLFYLMSRGLTEDEAMAMVVRGFVEPIAKELPMEYALELNRLIELQMEGAVG
- a CDS encoding heme o synthase is translated as MRIREDQLPRETGGRIRNTLLAYLGLTKPRVIELLLVTTIPAMLLASRGTVDPLLIANTLFGGMLAAAGANTLNCVADADIDKVMKRTERRALARAAVPRSHALIFGLVLSVASFFWLWQTTNMLSAHLAGLTIAFYVFIYTLLLKRRTSQNVVWGGAAGCMPVMIGWSAVTDTISWPALVMFAIIFFWTPPHTWALAMRYKEDYAAAGVPMLPVVATEAQVTRQIVIYTWLTVIASLALIPATGWLYTAVAVAAGAWFLVLAHQLQAGVRRGEPVKPLRLFLQSNNYLAAVFVALAVDSALDLPTLLSLYAS
- a CDS encoding COX15/CtaA family protein; this encodes MAIGRYFLRLVDLLPEPSLRAQRITAALVVATQALIAVTGVIVRVTASGLGCPTWPQCFPGSFVPVPHAEVAALHQAVEFGNRMMTFLVVLTAAAAVLVLTRARRRREVLVYAWLMPASTVLQAVIGGITVLTGLLWWTVAVHLLVSMAMVWLAAVLFVKVGQPDDGVPRRQIPAPLRALTAVSGGVLAAVLVTGTLVTAAGPHAGDKSIERPVARLEVDITTLVHLHGALLICYLSLLVALGFGLAAVSAPRPVQLRAGVLAALVALQGVVGVVQFEIGVPAVLVAVHVALAAAITAGTAALWAAGMTRVPVEA
- a CDS encoding quinone oxidoreductase family protein — its product is MHAIEVARTGGPDVLQYLERDRPEPGPGEVLIKAEAIGVNFIDTYFRSGLYPRETPFVVGTEVCGTVAAVGDGVAALNVGDRVVTANADGAYAEFCVAPADFVAYVPDRVPADGIASALLKGMTAHYLIKSVYPVGPQDTILVHAGAGGVGLILTQWAAGIGTKVITTASTQHKADLSRAAGAIAVLDYPEDPAEFAARVRELTGGRGVSAVYDGVGKSTFDASLASLAVRGTLALFGASSGPVPPVDPQRLNTAGSVYLTRPSLAHFTRTADEFAWRAGELMDEIAAGTIGITVSERYPLAEAARAHRDLQDRKTVGSIVLVP
- a CDS encoding ABC transporter permease; this translates as MTETTPTGRFAPGTFAPDPQPAPVPQMLAAQYGLELKLLLRNGEQLLLTMFIPITLLIGMVLMPIGDFGTDRAAVFTPAIMALAVISTAFTGQAIAVAFDRRYGALKRLGATALPVWGVIAGKALAVITTVFLQALLLGGIALALGWRPAPAGLALGAVIIALGTASFAALGLLLGGTLRAEIVLAVANLGWFIFAGFGALVLPSADGLVPPWLRLIARCTPSGALTEALTAATTVSVDWFGIAVLAIWGLIGAAGALRWFRFT
- the mptB gene encoding polyprenol phosphomannose-dependent alpha 1,6 mannosyltransferase MptB translates to MAPRRPSLSTSIARWHGDERTVGSPLNTAEVVALRRTRLFGSTGTILMAIGALGAGARPVIQDPTFGVRLLNLPSRLQTVSLTMTTTGAVMMALAWLLLGRFTTGPRRMSRSQLDRTLMLWILPLLIAPPMYSKDVYSYLAQSEIARNGLDPYTVGPAPGLGLGHVFTLSVPSLWRETPAPYGPLFLWIGRGISAITGENIVAGVLLHRLVVLLGVALIIWAVPRLARRCGVAEVSAMWLGAANPLLLMHLVAGIHNEAPMLGLMLAGTEFALRGIESRHRLLPRPLRAPSTEADWQRWAPLLQLLAGTVLIAMSSQIKLPSLLAVGFVAMALAHRWGGTVRAFFAASGSLTAIAVLVIVVIGKASGLGFGWLFTLGTANVVRSWMSPPTLLALGAGQGGILLGLGDHTTAVLALTRAIGVLIIAVLVTWLLLTVLRGRLHPVGGLGVALGTTVLLFPVVQPWYLLWAIIPLACWATRPGFRIAVIVTTLVVGILGPTANGDRFALFQIVDATLASAVVVALLIGLTWRRLPWRAMPAGDTDPSPAPVTA
- a CDS encoding ATP-grasp domain-containing protein, whose product is MTPTGKLARPDVFHPRIVLAGCPRLPAGDGDDDGLVEALRRRGLHAHWLPWDDPQTLTADLVILRATWDYTERIEEFLAWTRRVPRLLNAPEVIAWNTDKVYLHDLEVAGVRVLESEFFGPDEAVHLPGGEVVIKPSVGAGSVGAQRFRSHTAAREHADALADAGLTVLVQPYDRRIEAGETALVFLAGQPSHAFAKGPMLPPPGRPQRLDPTGSYAREVLTGADPDPAVWEFGRRALAAAAAHLELPVTELLYARVDVIGGAADATLLELELVEPGLGWSVQPGPVREAAERRFAVAVADALERLGLGPMSHRRN